The DNA segment GTTGTTTCGGGAGAAGTGGTCGAAGAACCTCCTCAGATCGAAAGTGTTGAACCTGCAACAACAGAAGGTGCGAATTAAGGAATGGCAAAACGCGACTATTATGAAATCCTCGGACTGAATCGCGGGGTCTCACAGGATGAAATCAAAAAAGCCTACCGGCAGGCGGCAATGAAATATCATCCCGACAGGAATCCGAATAACAAAGATGCGGAGGAAAAATTCAAAGAAGCAACGGAAGCGTACGAAGTCTTGAGCGATAACGACAAGCGCGCACGTTACGACCGCTTCGGTCACGAAGGCATGAAGCCGGGAATGGACTTCCATGGTTACAGGGATGTGAATGATATCTTTGTGAATTTTCAGGATATTTTCGGACAGGCGTTTGGTGGTAGTATGTTCGGAGATGTTTTTAATCAGGGGCGAGGAAGAGGAAGAACGGTGAGCGGAATTCCCGGCTCGGATTTAAAAATTCGCTTGAAGTTATCATTTGAAGAAATCGCGACAGGCATCGAGAAAAAGTTGAAAGTAAAACGCTATGTTGGATGTGAGATGTGTAACGGTTCGGGAGCGAAAGCGGGAAGTTCAAAAACAACCTGCCATGTGTGTGGTGGTTCGGGGGAAATTCGTCAGGCTAATCGAACCATCTTCGGTCAGTTTGTTAATATTTCTACATGTCATCAATGCGATGGTGAAGGAGAAATTGTAAAAGAACATTGCTCGAAATGTCGCGGCGAGGGGAGAGTGCAAGGTGAATCTACGGTGAAAGTAACAATACCGGCAGGTGTTGCGGAGGGAAATTATATTCAATTGGAGGGGCAAGGAAATTCAGGGCAACGTGGCGGACCTGCAGGAGATTTAATAGTTCTCATCGAGGAAGAACGTCACCCCTTGTTTGTCAGAAACGGCGAAGATGTTGTGCTTGATTTACTGATAAGTTATCCCGATGCGGTACTTGGGACAGAAGTAGAAATACCGACATTGTATGGCAAGGCATTGTTATCAATTGATGCGGGAACACAATCGGGAAGATATTTGCGCATGAAAGATAAAGGATTCCCGCGACTTCGTGGATATGGAAAAGGCGACCAACTTGTGCGTGTCAATGTTTGGGTCCCGACGAAAATCAATTCCAAAGAAAAAGATTTGTTAAAACAAATGAATGCCTCGGAGAATATCAAACCGAAAGAGGGTGACAAATCCGCAAATGCAGAGAGAAGTTTTTTTGAGAAAATGAAAAACATCTTCAAGTGAGGTATGAAATATTTCGAGAAGTTACGTCTGCTTATCGGCTTCACCCCTAACGAAGGAAAAATTGTTTTCTTTCTAATCGGAGCGTTTCTTGTCGGGGGTACATTGAATCTTCTCGGAGTATCAACGGAACAACCGCCACAGTTTGATTATTCTTCCATTGATTCTGAGTTCAAAAGCAAGGCAAATCTTCTCAACGCTTCAAATGATAACGGAGATTCAGTTCACAATGAAACGGGAAACAATTCAACACATCAAAGTGTAAAGAACCTGAACGATACTATTCCGGTCAATATCAACACAGCAACAAAAGAAGAATTGATGAAACTTCCCGGAGTAGGTGAAGCAGTCGCCGAGAGAATTATCATGTACAGGGAGGAGAGGGGAGTATTCAAATCAGCGAAGGAATTGTTGAAAGTAAAGGGAATCGGTGAAAAGAAATTTGAAGCGCTCAAACCAATGATTAAGATTGAGAAGTAACTTATGACAAAAGAAATTCGTGTTGGAATCGGGTTTTCAGGCGACAGGACACAAATCGTTGCCGCAGAATTCAGAGACGACGGAACCGACCTGAAATATCTGGATGAAATAGTTCGCCAAGACGAACTGCCTTTTTATTTTTTGCCTGAAACGATGGTGCAGGCATTGAAACCGTTCGGAAAGATTGCTAAAGTCGGAGTGAGTATGGAAATAGACCGCGCTGTGTTACAAACATTTCCGCTTGATGCTTCATTGACAACCGATGAACGCGAGGAACATCTTGATTGGGAATGGAAGAATTTTGTCCCTGAATTTTCTTCGGGGGAGTATCTCCGGCAAACGAGAATGTTGAAATCCAATAATGAAGAGACGCATGTTGTACTTTCAAGCATTCTCAAACATTCGTTGCTGAATGAAATAAAAGCGTCGTTTCAAAAATCAAATCTACAATGTGATACGATTGAATTACACACGTCAACTTCCGAACGTGCACTCCGCCTCGTTCATCCGGAAATTTCTACAAAAACAATTGCGCTTCTCAGTATATCTCATTTGCGGTTAGATGTTCTTGTGTTCGAATCGGGAGCGCTGACGATGCACAGGTATGCAATCGGGTTGGAACCAAAATCCGCCGTCGAGTTTTTAGCCAACGAATTACTTGACGTTTTACCCGAAACCATGTTTGTGTTTGGCGCCGCGCTTTCGTATGAATGGATTAAAGCATTGAAGTCATCGCTGGGT comes from the Ignavibacteriota bacterium genome and includes:
- the dnaJ gene encoding molecular chaperone DnaJ, translating into MAKRDYYEILGLNRGVSQDEIKKAYRQAAMKYHPDRNPNNKDAEEKFKEATEAYEVLSDNDKRARYDRFGHEGMKPGMDFHGYRDVNDIFVNFQDIFGQAFGGSMFGDVFNQGRGRGRTVSGIPGSDLKIRLKLSFEEIATGIEKKLKVKRYVGCEMCNGSGAKAGSSKTTCHVCGGSGEIRQANRTIFGQFVNISTCHQCDGEGEIVKEHCSKCRGEGRVQGESTVKVTIPAGVAEGNYIQLEGQGNSGQRGGPAGDLIVLIEEERHPLFVRNGEDVVLDLLISYPDAVLGTEVEIPTLYGKALLSIDAGTQSGRYLRMKDKGFPRLRGYGKGDQLVRVNVWVPTKINSKEKDLLKQMNASENIKPKEGDKSANAERSFFEKMKNIFK
- a CDS encoding helix-hairpin-helix domain-containing protein produces the protein MKYFEKLRLLIGFTPNEGKIVFFLIGAFLVGGTLNLLGVSTEQPPQFDYSSIDSEFKSKANLLNASNDNGDSVHNETGNNSTHQSVKNLNDTIPVNINTATKEELMKLPGVGEAVAERIIMYREERGVFKSAKELLKVKGIGEKKFEALKPMIKIEK